A stretch of Streptomyces vietnamensis DNA encodes these proteins:
- a CDS encoding ABC transporter ATP-binding protein: MNALLDVRDLVVRRGARTVLDGVSFTVAAGETVGLVGPSGCGKSTTAAAVLGLLRPDAGTVRFAGIELTKLRERELRPLRRRFQPVFQDPYGSLSPRRRIREQLAEPLRLHGPWSATEGPARIVELLELVGLDPALGERLPHELSGGQCQRVGIARALAGGPDLLVLDEPTSALDPTVRAGVLNLLMDLQDDLGIGMLFISHDTATVRHLCHRVLGLRGGRLTAEGRWDGA; the protein is encoded by the coding sequence GTGAACGCCCTGCTCGACGTACGGGACCTCGTCGTCCGGCGCGGGGCACGGACGGTCCTGGACGGGGTGTCGTTCACGGTGGCGGCCGGGGAGACCGTCGGCCTGGTGGGCCCGTCGGGGTGCGGCAAGTCGACGACGGCCGCGGCCGTGCTCGGACTGCTGCGGCCGGACGCCGGTACGGTCCGCTTCGCCGGGATCGAGCTGACAAAGCTGCGGGAGCGGGAACTCCGGCCGCTGCGACGCCGGTTCCAGCCGGTGTTCCAGGATCCGTACGGTTCGCTCTCCCCCCGGCGCCGGATCCGCGAGCAGCTCGCCGAGCCCCTGCGGCTGCACGGCCCGTGGTCGGCCACGGAAGGACCCGCGCGGATCGTCGAGCTCCTCGAACTCGTGGGCCTGGACCCGGCGCTCGGGGAGCGGCTGCCGCACGAGCTGTCCGGCGGCCAGTGCCAGCGGGTGGGCATCGCCCGGGCCCTGGCCGGCGGACCGGATCTCCTTGTGCTCGACGAGCCGACTTCGGCCCTCGACCCCACGGTACGGGCGGGTGTCCTCAATCTCCTGATGGACCTCCAGGACGACCTGGGCATCGGCATGTTGTTCATCTCCCACGACACGGCGACCGTGCGGCACCTCTGCCACCGCGTGCTCGGCCTGCGCGGAGGCCGGCTCACCGCCGAGGGGCGGTGGGACGGGGCGTAG
- a CDS encoding nuclear transport factor 2 family protein — MSKTEIDQVTAEFYGAFDNRGGKAADVDRIRRLVLPQGVIVCTAPTFTAYSVEEFIAPRERLLSDGRLVEFSEWETSEETRIEGDVASRFGTYRKSGVFDGKPYEGEGTKTIQFVRTPEGWRIAALSWFDNP; from the coding sequence ATGTCCAAGACCGAGATCGACCAGGTGACCGCCGAGTTCTACGGCGCGTTCGACAACCGGGGCGGCAAGGCCGCCGATGTGGACCGGATCCGGCGGCTCGTCCTGCCCCAGGGCGTCATCGTCTGCACCGCGCCCACGTTCACCGCGTACTCCGTGGAGGAGTTCATCGCCCCGCGCGAGCGGCTGCTCTCCGACGGGCGGCTCGTCGAGTTCTCCGAGTGGGAGACCTCCGAGGAGACGCGGATCGAGGGCGACGTCGCCTCGCGGTTCGGCACCTACCGCAAGTCCGGTGTCTTCGACGGGAAGCCGTACGAGGGCGAGGGCACCAAGACGATCCAGTTCGTCCGGACCCCGGAGGGCTGGCGGATCGCGGCCCTGTCCTGGTTCGACAACCCCTGA
- a CDS encoding lysophospholipid acyltransferase family protein: MLSRIAAHVVPFFGRLTVTSDPGARVEPGSILVVNHTSLADPALVLAALRRRLAVEPVLLATSGLWRVPVLGRALTREGHVPVHRNSAHAAAALDHAAVALASGRHVMLYAEGRIPPRRDAAENPPETFRTGLARLARATGAPVVPIGQAGARRITSGGRVKQLAGVLTAPVRRPCLHVHIGTPLRLPDGVAAATELAHGAVTEAWRTAAGALGEPAALGGAPREGRQG, from the coding sequence GTGCTCAGCCGCATCGCCGCCCATGTCGTCCCGTTCTTCGGGCGGCTGACCGTCACCTCGGACCCCGGGGCCCGTGTCGAGCCGGGCAGCATCCTCGTCGTGAACCACACGTCGCTCGCCGACCCGGCGCTCGTGCTCGCCGCGCTCCGCAGGCGCCTGGCCGTCGAACCGGTCCTCCTGGCCACTTCGGGGCTCTGGCGGGTCCCCGTCCTCGGCCGGGCGCTGACCCGTGAGGGCCACGTCCCCGTCCACCGCAACTCGGCGCACGCCGCGGCGGCCCTGGACCACGCGGCGGTGGCGCTCGCCTCGGGGCGGCACGTGATGCTGTACGCGGAGGGGCGCATCCCGCCGCGCCGGGACGCCGCCGAGAACCCGCCGGAGACGTTCCGCACCGGCCTCGCGCGGCTCGCGCGGGCGACGGGGGCGCCGGTCGTGCCGATCGGCCAGGCCGGGGCCCGGCGGATCACCTCGGGCGGGCGGGTGAAGCAGCTCGCCGGAGTGCTCACCGCGCCGGTCCGCAGGCCGTGCCTGCACGTCCACATCGGAACGCCGCTGCGGCTGCCCGACGGCGTGGCCGCCGCGACGGAGCTCGCGCACGGGGCCGTGACCGAGGCCTGGCGGACGGCGGCCGGGGCGCTCGGCGAACCGGCGGCCCTCGGCGGCGCGCCGCGTGAGGGACGGCAGGGCTGA
- a CDS encoding DUF4345 domain-containing protein produces MTRAKALRGLALAMGYACVAIGLFHVLLGNAAIPGAASAGPTVDSLGRFFGAIFAGYGLAWLWAARQSPIPAAAVRGLTAVFLLGALGRLLSLAVEGRPHGFQLALAALELALSPLLFWLANADADAKAEARARGGSA; encoded by the coding sequence ATGACCAGAGCCAAGGCACTGCGGGGGCTCGCCCTGGCCATGGGGTACGCCTGCGTGGCCATCGGACTGTTCCACGTCCTGCTCGGCAACGCCGCGATCCCGGGAGCCGCGTCGGCCGGCCCGACGGTCGACAGCCTGGGCCGGTTCTTCGGCGCGATCTTCGCCGGCTACGGTCTCGCCTGGCTCTGGGCGGCGCGACAGTCGCCGATCCCCGCCGCGGCCGTGCGGGGGCTCACCGCCGTGTTCCTGCTGGGCGCGCTCGGGCGGCTCCTCTCCCTCGCCGTCGAAGGGCGGCCGCACGGGTTCCAGCTGGCGCTCGCCGCCCTCGAACTCGCCCTGTCCCCGCTGCTGTTCTGGCTGGCGAACGCGGACGCGGACGCAAAGGCGGAGGCGCGGGCGCGGGGCGGTTCCGCCTGA
- a CDS encoding TetR/AcrR family transcriptional regulator, which yields MPPRRRLSPAERRAQLLDVAARLFAALPYDEVLMEEVAERAGVSRALLYQHFPNKRDLFAALYREASEQLLAKTRLDPADTLVEQLTQGLDAHIEYFAENRNTVLAANRVLAGDRLVQTIITGELDALRERLLGVLPLADDRTRAAVSGVLKSWLVFVQVLCVDWLTHETCTRTELRDVCVGAVVGALRPLLDEDPAPDWPR from the coding sequence GTGCCTCCCCGTAGACGCCTCAGCCCCGCCGAACGCCGCGCCCAGCTCCTGGACGTCGCCGCACGGCTCTTCGCGGCGCTGCCGTACGACGAGGTGCTGATGGAGGAGGTCGCCGAGCGGGCCGGGGTCTCCCGCGCCCTGCTCTACCAGCACTTCCCCAACAAGCGCGACCTCTTCGCCGCGCTCTACAGGGAGGCCTCCGAGCAGCTGCTCGCGAAGACGCGGCTCGACCCCGCCGACACCCTGGTCGAGCAGCTGACGCAGGGTCTGGACGCGCACATCGAGTACTTCGCGGAGAACCGCAACACCGTGCTCGCGGCGAACCGCGTCCTGGCCGGCGACCGTCTCGTCCAGACGATCATCACCGGTGAGCTCGACGCCCTGCGCGAGCGTCTGCTCGGCGTGCTGCCGCTCGCCGACGACCGGACCCGGGCGGCCGTGTCGGGGGTCCTGAAGAGCTGGCTGGTCTTCGTGCAGGTGCTGTGCGTGGACTGGCTGACCCACGAGACCTGTACGCGCACCGAACTGCGCGATGTGTGCGTCGGCGCGGTCGTGGGCGCCCTCCGGCCCCTCCTGGACGAGGACCCGGCCCCGGACTGGCCCCGCTGA
- a CDS encoding glutaminase, translated as MTTSTTFQFQPVLDRIAEEIADLTDRGTPADYIPALAAGDPRDFGMAVAELDGTVYGVGDWRRPFSTQSVTKVFTLALALAGESEALWAHVGREPSGDPFNSLVQLEYEHGIPRNPFINAGALVVTDRLHRLTGDASGSLLDFLRAESGNPDLAFDDGVAASEAAHGDRNAALAHFMASYGNITGPVPELLREYFRQCSLEASCADLALATGFLARHGLRADGSRLLTRSQAKQVNAVMLTCGTYDAAGDFAYRVGLPGKSGVGGAVVAVVPGRCTLCVWSPGLDSRGNSVAGVAALDRFTTITGLSVF; from the coding sequence GTGACCACCAGCACCACCTTCCAGTTCCAGCCCGTCCTGGACCGCATCGCCGAGGAGATCGCGGACCTCACCGACCGGGGCACCCCGGCCGACTACATCCCGGCCCTCGCGGCGGGCGACCCGCGCGACTTCGGCATGGCCGTGGCGGAACTCGACGGCACGGTCTACGGAGTGGGGGACTGGCGGCGCCCGTTCTCCACGCAGTCCGTCACCAAGGTCTTCACCCTCGCGCTCGCCCTCGCCGGAGAGAGCGAGGCGCTCTGGGCGCACGTCGGCCGCGAACCCTCCGGCGACCCGTTCAACTCGCTCGTCCAGCTGGAGTACGAACACGGCATCCCCCGCAACCCGTTCATCAACGCCGGAGCCCTCGTCGTCACCGACCGGCTGCACCGCCTGACCGGCGACGCCTCCGGGAGCCTGCTCGACTTCCTGCGCGCCGAGAGCGGCAACCCGGACCTCGCCTTCGACGACGGCGTCGCCGCCTCCGAGGCGGCCCACGGCGACCGCAACGCGGCCCTCGCCCACTTCATGGCCTCCTACGGCAACATCACGGGCCCCGTCCCCGAGCTGCTGCGCGAGTACTTCCGCCAGTGCTCCCTGGAAGCCTCCTGCGCCGACCTGGCCCTCGCCACGGGCTTCCTGGCCCGGCACGGGCTCCGCGCCGACGGCAGCCGCCTGCTGACCCGCAGTCAGGCCAAGCAGGTCAACGCCGTCATGCTCACCTGCGGCACGTACGACGCGGCCGGTGACTTCGCCTACCGCGTCGGGCTCCCCGGCAAGAGCGGCGTCGGCGGAGCGGTCGTCGCCGTCGTACCGGGCCGCTGCACCCTGTGCGTGTGGAGTCCGGGCCTGGACAGCCGGGGCAACTCGGTGGCGGGCGTGGCCGCCCTCGACCGCTTCACGACCATAACGGGCCTGTCGGTGTTCTGA
- a CDS encoding enoyl-CoA hydratase/isomerase family protein, translating into MIVPTGTPDVLLRTEGRAGFITLNRPRAINALTHAMVLAVDDALTAWEHDPAVTTVVIEGAGERGLCAGGDIRAIHDDARAGGSASAAFWRDEYRLNARVSRYPKPYVALMDGIVMGGGVGVSAHGSVRVVTERSRVAMPETGIGFVPDVGGTHLLGRAPGELGTHLALTGTPVGAADAILTGLADAFVPSAELPALARDLTELPAAEALARHAATPPEGVLAEQREWIDACYTAPTVEEIVERLYDTGVPAAKETAETLLTRSPAALKATLATLRRSRALGTLEEVLDLEYRVSCAALTTPDLVEGIRAQVVDKDRDPHWTPATLAEVTEADVARYFAVPAGGDLGLAPRGGV; encoded by the coding sequence GTGATCGTGCCGACCGGAACTCCCGACGTGCTCCTCCGGACGGAGGGCCGCGCCGGGTTCATCACCTTGAACCGGCCCCGCGCCATCAACGCGCTCACCCACGCCATGGTCCTCGCCGTCGACGACGCCCTCACCGCGTGGGAGCACGACCCGGCCGTCACCACCGTCGTCATCGAGGGCGCCGGGGAGCGGGGCCTCTGCGCCGGCGGCGACATCCGCGCCATCCACGACGACGCCCGCGCCGGGGGCTCCGCCTCCGCGGCCTTCTGGCGGGACGAGTACCGGCTCAACGCCCGCGTCTCCCGCTACCCGAAGCCCTACGTCGCCCTCATGGACGGCATCGTGATGGGCGGTGGCGTCGGCGTCTCCGCGCACGGCTCCGTCCGCGTCGTCACCGAGCGCTCCCGCGTCGCCATGCCCGAGACCGGCATCGGCTTCGTCCCCGACGTCGGCGGAACGCATCTGCTCGGCCGCGCCCCCGGCGAACTCGGCACCCACCTCGCCCTCACCGGCACCCCCGTCGGCGCCGCCGACGCGATCCTCACGGGCCTCGCCGACGCCTTCGTACCCTCCGCCGAACTCCCCGCCCTGGCCCGCGACCTGACGGAGCTGCCGGCCGCGGAGGCCCTCGCCCGCCACGCCGCCACACCGCCGGAGGGCGTCCTCGCCGAACAGCGGGAGTGGATCGACGCCTGCTACACCGCCCCGACCGTCGAGGAGATCGTCGAGCGCCTCTACGACACCGGCGTGCCCGCCGCCAAGGAGACGGCCGAGACCCTCCTCACGCGGTCCCCGGCCGCCCTCAAGGCGACCCTGGCCACCCTCCGCCGCTCCCGCGCCCTCGGCACCCTGGAGGAGGTCCTCGACCTGGAGTACCGCGTCTCCTGCGCCGCCCTGACCACCCCCGACCTCGTCGAGGGCATCCGCGCCCAGGTCGTCGACAAGGACCGCGACCCCCACTGGACCCCGGCCACCCTCGCCGAGGTCACCGAGGCCGACGTCGCCCGCTACTTCGCCGTCCCGGCCGGCGGCGACCTCGGCCTGGCACCGCGGGGTGGCGTGTGA
- a CDS encoding GNAT family N-acetyltransferase: MPVPVLLTGRSVRLEPLAMRHAEALARAGGADRSAYAFTPVPDGLESALDYIARALADQAAGRCLPFALVSTADERVIGSTRFLELDYWRGPLIWPPVPGMPHGDPLTAVPDAAEIGNTWIAGDARGTGINTEAKYLMLRHAFESWGVRRITMRADARNTRSRIAIERLGATCEGIRRAHSRGLDGAVRDTAFYSILDEEWPTVRDIIELRLSTPRQVRIPQDLLPA, translated from the coding sequence GTGCCAGTACCTGTTCTCCTGACCGGGCGCTCCGTGCGCCTGGAGCCGCTGGCGATGCGGCACGCCGAAGCCCTCGCCCGGGCCGGCGGGGCGGACCGATCGGCCTACGCCTTCACCCCCGTACCCGACGGCCTCGAATCGGCCCTCGACTACATCGCCCGTGCCCTCGCCGATCAGGCGGCAGGCCGTTGCCTGCCCTTCGCCCTGGTCAGTACGGCCGACGAACGAGTCATCGGCTCGACCCGCTTCCTCGAACTCGACTACTGGCGGGGCCCGCTGATCTGGCCGCCCGTCCCCGGCATGCCCCACGGCGATCCGCTGACCGCCGTCCCGGACGCCGCCGAGATCGGGAACACCTGGATCGCGGGCGACGCCCGGGGCACGGGCATCAACACCGAGGCCAAGTACCTCATGCTCCGGCACGCCTTCGAGTCCTGGGGCGTCCGCCGCATCACGATGCGCGCCGACGCCCGCAACACCCGCTCCAGAATCGCCATCGAGCGCCTCGGGGCGACCTGCGAAGGCATCCGTCGCGCCCACTCCCGTGGCCTCGACGGCGCCGTCCGCGACACGGCCTTCTACTCGATCCTCGACGAGGAATGGCCCACGGTCCGGGACATCATCGAGCTGCGCCTCTCCACCCCCCGGCAGGTGCGCATCCCGCAGGACCTGCTGCCGGCCTGA
- a CDS encoding ribonuclease H family protein yields the protein MVEKIIAACDGASKGNPGPAAWAWVIGRADGAIDRWEAGPLGRATNNVAELTALERLLEALDPAVPAEVRMDSQYAMKAVTTWLPGWRRKGWKTAAGTPVANKDLVVRIDTLLTGRDVDFVYVPAHQVDGDPLNDAADRAASHSARTQEPLASEGGAELPPAEPAARASTPRPRSSAPRRGSASAGGGSARRTRPSGGTLNAKFPGRCRCGRAYDKGETIAKNADGWGHPTCV from the coding sequence ATGGTGGAGAAGATCATCGCGGCGTGCGACGGCGCGTCGAAGGGAAACCCCGGCCCCGCGGCCTGGGCATGGGTCATCGGCCGCGCCGACGGAGCGATCGACCGCTGGGAGGCGGGCCCCCTCGGCCGGGCGACCAACAACGTGGCCGAACTCACGGCCCTGGAACGCCTCCTGGAGGCCCTCGACCCCGCCGTGCCCGCCGAGGTCCGGATGGACTCGCAGTACGCCATGAAGGCCGTCACGACCTGGCTCCCCGGCTGGCGCCGCAAGGGCTGGAAGACCGCCGCGGGCACCCCCGTCGCCAACAAGGACCTGGTCGTCCGGATCGACACGCTGCTCACCGGCCGGGACGTCGACTTCGTGTACGTCCCCGCGCACCAGGTCGACGGCGACCCCCTCAACGACGCCGCCGACCGCGCGGCCAGCCACTCCGCCCGTACGCAGGAGCCCCTGGCCTCCGAGGGCGGCGCCGAGCTGCCCCCGGCCGAGCCCGCCGCACGCGCCTCCACGCCCCGGCCGCGCTCCTCTGCGCCCCGCAGGGGCTCCGCGAGCGCCGGCGGGGGTTCCGCCCGCAGGACTCGCCCGTCCGGCGGCACCCTGAACGCGAAATTCCCCGGCCGCTGCCGCTGTGGTCGTGCCTACGACAAGGGCGAGACCATCGCGAAGAACGCGGACGGCTGGGGCCATCCCACCTGCGTCTGA
- a CDS encoding AAA family ATPase, translating into MPVVHLMTGLPASGKTTAARALQAAAEGRMRRVNLDDLRAMLDVPAPDRGRSHKHEQTVLGIQDAAVRAAVDDGFDVVVDNTHLTPHVPKRLKAAVGGLATFAVHDFTDVPVDECVRRDAARDRPVGEEIIRILADKHAKATRGGWRLTADWLNDRPTVGDPYVPDPALPTAVMCDIDGTLALRVDRGPYDFSRCDRDLVNPSVRDALRAFRHTEQDRIVLLSGRSEDHRALTESWLARHEVPYDELWMRASGDGRGDDLVKAELFDAHVRHRYAVRVSLDDRDRVVALWRRMGLPTWQVNYGAF; encoded by the coding sequence GTGCCTGTCGTCCACCTCATGACCGGCCTCCCGGCCTCCGGGAAGACGACCGCCGCCCGCGCCCTCCAGGCCGCCGCCGAGGGCCGGATGCGCCGCGTCAACCTCGACGACCTCCGGGCCATGCTCGACGTCCCCGCGCCGGACCGAGGCCGCTCCCACAAGCACGAGCAGACCGTGCTCGGCATCCAGGACGCGGCCGTCCGCGCCGCCGTCGACGACGGCTTCGACGTCGTCGTCGACAACACGCATCTGACCCCGCACGTCCCCAAGCGGCTGAAGGCCGCCGTGGGCGGCCTCGCCACCTTCGCGGTCCACGACTTCACCGACGTCCCCGTCGACGAGTGCGTCCGCCGCGACGCCGCCCGCGACCGGCCCGTCGGCGAGGAGATCATCCGCATCCTCGCCGACAAGCACGCCAAGGCCACCCGGGGCGGCTGGCGCCTCACCGCGGACTGGCTCAACGACCGCCCCACCGTCGGAGACCCCTACGTCCCCGACCCGGCGCTCCCCACCGCCGTCATGTGCGACATCGACGGCACCCTCGCGCTGCGCGTGGACCGGGGCCCGTACGACTTCAGCCGCTGCGACCGCGACCTGGTCAACCCCTCCGTGCGCGACGCCCTGCGGGCCTTCCGGCACACCGAGCAGGACCGGATCGTGCTGCTCTCCGGGCGCAGCGAGGACCACCGCGCCCTCACCGAGAGCTGGCTCGCACGCCACGAGGTGCCCTACGACGAGCTGTGGATGCGCGCCTCCGGCGACGGCCGCGGCGACGACCTCGTGAAGGCGGAGCTCTTCGACGCCCATGTCCGCCACCGGTACGCGGTCCGGGTCTCCCTGGACGACCGCGACCGCGTCGTCGCCCTCTGGCGCCGGATGGGCCTGCCCACCTGGCAGGTCAACTACGGCGCCTTCTGA
- a CDS encoding RNA ligase: MSQATLTLHDLMPSEELAAALADGHITRKQHPELPLSIYTYTRACQYAQHWNRATTRCRGLVADDATGRIVALPLPKFFNLSEHAGGRPYAPPLPDEPFEVYDKVDGSLAVVFHYADRWHVASKGSFTSGQATWAQRRLDAADTTGLTPGVTYLAEMLYPGNRIVVNYGERRDLVLLAAFGADGTETPLAEAAEGWQPIGSVVRTWPAMGVDELVALTESNTLPGGRPATGTDAEGFVLRFASGLRAKAKLSEYVRLHKVLTGVTERDIWRSHGIQRFAALPAGELAKGLGCAVTDVEASGGKPLDALLDQVPDEFDTWVREVITRLETAAADREKAVDEAYARLAHLAGDRAAFARAASGLADRALRALLFLRLDGRPTDLLVWRQLRPEATDPFAHDEEN, from the coding sequence ATGAGCCAGGCGACCCTGACTCTGCACGACCTGATGCCGTCCGAAGAGCTCGCCGCCGCACTCGCCGACGGGCACATCACTCGCAAACAGCACCCCGAACTGCCGCTGTCGATCTACACGTACACGCGCGCGTGCCAGTACGCCCAGCACTGGAACCGGGCCACCACCCGGTGCCGCGGGCTCGTCGCCGACGACGCCACCGGGCGGATCGTCGCGCTCCCCCTCCCCAAGTTCTTCAACCTCTCCGAACACGCCGGCGGACGCCCCTACGCGCCCCCGCTGCCCGACGAACCCTTCGAGGTCTACGACAAGGTCGACGGCAGCCTCGCCGTGGTCTTCCACTACGCCGACCGCTGGCACGTCGCCTCCAAGGGCTCCTTCACCAGCGGCCAGGCCACCTGGGCCCAGCGCCGCCTCGACGCCGCCGACACCACCGGCCTGACCCCCGGCGTCACCTACCTCGCCGAGATGCTCTACCCGGGCAACCGCATCGTCGTGAACTACGGCGAGCGCCGCGACCTCGTGCTGCTCGCCGCCTTCGGGGCGGACGGCACCGAGACACCCCTCGCCGAGGCCGCCGAGGGGTGGCAGCCGATCGGCTCCGTCGTCCGCACCTGGCCCGCCATGGGCGTCGACGAGCTCGTCGCCCTGACCGAGTCCAACACCCTGCCCGGCGGCCGCCCGGCCACCGGCACGGACGCCGAGGGCTTCGTCCTGCGCTTCGCCTCCGGCCTGCGCGCCAAGGCCAAGCTCAGCGAGTACGTGCGCCTCCACAAGGTGCTCACCGGCGTCACCGAGCGGGACATCTGGCGCAGCCACGGCATCCAGCGCTTCGCCGCCCTCCCGGCCGGCGAACTGGCCAAGGGCCTCGGCTGCGCCGTCACCGACGTCGAGGCCTCCGGAGGCAAGCCCCTGGACGCCCTCCTCGACCAGGTCCCGGACGAGTTCGACACCTGGGTCCGCGAGGTGATCACCCGCCTCGAGACGGCCGCCGCGGACCGCGAGAAGGCCGTCGACGAGGCGTACGCCCGCCTGGCCCACCTGGCCGGCGACCGGGCGGCCTTCGCCCGCGCCGCCTCGGGCCTCGCCGACCGGGCCCTGCGCGCCCTGCTCTTCCTGCGCCTCGACGGCCGCCCCACCGACCTCCTCGTCTGGCGCCAGCTGCGCCCCGAGGCCACCGACCCCTTCGCCCACGACGAGGAGAACTGA
- a CDS encoding dienelactone hydrolase family protein, producing the protein MAEVLLFHHSLGLTEGVGAFADELRRAGHTVHVPDLYEGRTFEDLEAGVGYAQEVGFDTITARGERAAGGLPGEIVYAGFSLGVLPAQKLAQTRPGAAGALLFGGCVPVAAFGPEWPQGVPTQVHGMDADPYFVDDGDLAAARELVAGAGDRELFLYPGTAHLFMERGTPEHVPEAAALCTERVLCFLDALKG; encoded by the coding sequence ATGGCCGAGGTACTGCTCTTCCACCACTCGCTGGGACTGACGGAGGGCGTCGGCGCGTTCGCCGACGAACTGCGGCGGGCCGGGCACACGGTGCACGTGCCCGATCTGTACGAGGGGCGGACGTTCGAGGACCTGGAGGCCGGCGTCGGGTACGCCCAGGAGGTCGGCTTCGACACGATCACGGCCCGGGGCGAGCGGGCGGCCGGGGGGCTGCCCGGGGAGATCGTGTACGCCGGGTTCTCGCTCGGCGTGCTGCCCGCGCAGAAGCTGGCGCAGACCCGGCCCGGGGCCGCGGGCGCCCTGCTGTTCGGTGGCTGCGTGCCGGTGGCCGCCTTCGGCCCCGAGTGGCCGCAGGGCGTGCCCACGCAGGTGCACGGCATGGACGCCGATCCGTACTTCGTCGACGACGGCGACCTGGCGGCGGCGCGCGAGCTCGTGGCGGGCGCCGGGGACCGGGAGCTGTTCCTGTACCCGGGGACGGCCCACCTGTTCATGGAGCGCGGGACGCCGGAGCACGTGCCGGAGGCAGCCGCGCTGTGCACCGAGCGGGTGCTGTGCTTCCTGGACGCCCTCAAGGGGTGA
- a CDS encoding YncE family protein gives MPKFRRSSRAARVLVPGAVAVVLLAGCARGSGGTASAAGTTAPAGTSPTAGSPVPGSPVPGSPVTVTPDPDGTVAPGTLLVGDFGSDTVTFVDPARGATGSVKVGTAPYGLAVGEDGRAWVATAEGVAVVDTASRERLALIPYRTDTGPVTTGEYRGGGMGIALAPDGRRVYVGVNVPGGNGALEVVDTATLKVTDAVPVGRRPFDVDVSRDGSEVYATDHDSFDVTVVAAKTLEPRRIEVAPYGTEGGLGSWLKPHYTAVRPSDGKLLLPFEGERLAVVDPRTGRTTIEPMTANTHQHGTTVTADGTLLTVGTGPIDPDVDEGPSLTVRTPGGAERVYPLEGPHESVAVSRDGRTAYVTGGFTRDGYWDGLTVIDLDSGDTRRLPAGSRPLGIAVL, from the coding sequence ATGCCGAAGTTCCGCCGTTCGTCCCGTGCCGCCCGGGTGCTCGTGCCCGGCGCGGTGGCCGTGGTCCTGCTCGCGGGCTGCGCCCGGGGCTCCGGGGGGACGGCCTCCGCCGCCGGCACGACGGCACCCGCCGGGACCTCTCCCACGGCCGGATCCCCCGTCCCCGGATCCCCCGTCCCCGGCTCCCCCGTCACCGTGACGCCGGACCCGGACGGCACGGTCGCCCCGGGCACCCTGCTCGTCGGCGACTTCGGCTCCGACACGGTCACGTTCGTCGACCCCGCGCGGGGCGCCACCGGTTCGGTGAAGGTCGGCACCGCGCCGTACGGTCTGGCCGTCGGCGAGGACGGGCGGGCCTGGGTGGCGACCGCCGAGGGCGTGGCCGTCGTGGACACGGCGAGCCGCGAGCGGCTCGCGCTGATTCCGTACCGGACGGACACCGGCCCGGTGACCACGGGCGAGTACCGGGGCGGCGGCATGGGCATCGCGCTCGCGCCCGACGGACGGCGGGTGTACGTGGGGGTCAACGTGCCCGGCGGGAACGGCGCCCTGGAGGTCGTCGACACGGCGACCCTGAAGGTCACGGACGCCGTCCCGGTCGGCCGGCGCCCGTTCGACGTGGACGTGTCACGGGACGGCTCCGAGGTGTACGCGACGGACCACGACTCCTTCGACGTCACGGTCGTCGCGGCGAAGACCCTGGAGCCGCGCCGGATCGAGGTCGCCCCGTACGGCACGGAGGGCGGACTCGGTTCCTGGCTCAAGCCGCACTACACGGCCGTACGGCCTTCGGACGGGAAGCTGCTGCTGCCCTTCGAGGGCGAGCGGCTCGCGGTGGTCGACCCCCGCACGGGCCGGACGACGATCGAGCCCATGACCGCTAACACGCATCAGCACGGCACGACCGTGACCGCCGACGGGACGCTCCTGACCGTGGGCACCGGGCCGATCGACCCGGACGTGGACGAGGGGCCCTCCCTGACGGTGCGCACGCCCGGCGGGGCCGAGCGGGTCTATCCGCTGGAGGGCCCGCACGAGAGCGTGGCCGTGTCCCGGGACGGCCGCACCGCCTATGTGACGGGCGGATTCACCCGGGACGGTTACTGGGACGGTCTGACCGTGATCGACCTCGACTCGGGCGACACCCGCCGTCTTCCGGCGGGCTCCCGGCCGCTCGGGATCGCGGTCCTCTGA